TACCCTTTGAATCAACACTTGTAATGGAGAAGAGAAGATTGTCGCTCTTCTCTGTTAATCAACATTTGTAATTGAGAAGATTGTCGCTCATCCCTTCTCAGACAGAGAGGAgacggaaaaaaaagaagaagaaaatgaaaagagaAACGAAAACCCTATAATGTTCGCTTATATACCCCCCTCTAATCTAACGGCTAATATTGATCccttatcccctaaatctaacgAATCTAATCATTTAGGACATTCGGTCCGATACGGCACGGTACTTGtacaggaccgtgtacctgtacccccagacctcggttcctattttttggatcggtacctgtaccttgtacctcggttcggtccaaaaccaggtacggttccaccggttccggttcggtccatcggtccggctcggttcctgtgcacccttagacCTCTCTGCCTTCTGATTTTGGGAGTCCAGTGATGAAGTCCATGGAAATATGTTTCCATGCTTTATCAGGTACTGGAAGTGGATGGAGTAGCCCTGGAGGAGATGTGTGGGGTATCTTGTGTTGCTGACATATGTCACACTCCTTAATGTATTGGTACAAATCTCTCTTCATGCCCACCCAGTGAAAGTGTTCTTTTGCCCTCTAATAGCTAGCTTGAGTCCCTGAATGTCCCCCCATGGAAGATGAGTGAACTGCagctaaaaacttgttgtcttaAATTCCCCTTTGAGCCATTACAAATCTTGTGCTTGTATCTGAGGATTCTATGTTTCAGTGTGTAGGGAGGTTTACTTGTAGGTGATACAGTCAGCTGTGGCAATAGTTCTTGGGCCACCTTATCAGTATCATAACTATCTTGCACTTCAAGCAGCCAAGTAGGTTGTAATTGTGAAATAAGCCGGCACTGGGATGAGGCAGAATGTGGTATCCTTGATAATGCATCAACCACTTTGTTTTCAGCTCCTTTCTTATAGCATACTGTGTAGTCATACCCCAtaagcaagtcttatggtggaatccaacctattccaagtgtggaaaattcatggaatgtcaagtctagtggcttccaagttggggttttccacagaaagtCCAAGCAAcgttccatggtttggtggaagggttcgtggaatacATCGAAACGCCAATAAGAATGGCGCTGAACACCAATAAGATTGGCGCAGTAGAGGACAAGAAACGCCTTTATGAATGGCGCTTAACGTTAATCAAAATAGCGTAAGTCAAGCGCTAAAAAGAATGGCGTTCAGCGCTATTAAGATTGGCGTTTTTCAGCGCCAATCTTAATTGCGCTAACCACAAAAAACATCCAGGAGCCACTCCACTTCCCCAATCCTATACTTAGTTTTTTTCTACTCTCTCATTTTTTTCCTCTTGAACAAACTAGttttttggtttcatatattaaatcaaatcaaatcaaatcaaaaagaagataaaattgattgatactaaAAATACTTTAATTACATTGATTCCACTACATCaaattgccaaaaaaaaaaaaacataattgaagCTACATAGTGCTAGGATAATCAAGTGTTCTAGGAGGATAACCATGTTTTTccaaaatcttattttgtttaTCCAACATAAATTGTTGCTTCCATTCCGGCAAGGTCTCAACCACCACATACAACACTTCGAGTTCATGTTTCTCCAAAGCCAAATCCACGGATTTCTTTTTTGTCTTTGTAATAGTTAATAAATATTCTTCTCGTCCATCCAATATTGCCATCTTCTTTGCATTCTCTTCACTAAAATGTTTCAAAATACGCTCTGTTCCGTTGTTGATGGCCGATAGCTCAGAAGCTTCCCTTTGTTGAGCCCTTTTCCCCGTTGGTCGACGAGGGCCATCCTCTTCATGCCATCTTGGGTCGCTTCTTGCGGGAGCACTACTTGTTGAAGCATTAAAACTAGGAGCATCCGATTCATCTTCCACATTTTGAGTAGGATCAATTTCTTCGGGATTGAATCCGAGAACATGGGCTTTGGAAAGTCGGTACACCTCTTCATTTTGAAAAGGTTTTCCCTTGCTAACCTTACTATATTCCAATCTAGCTTTTCTTtcctacaaaaaacaaaaaaaaacccaagttagaaatccttcaataaaataaaatgacataCATTAAGATCTTAATAAAACTTACAAGATCATCATTTCCGCATCCGCTTGCATTGTTTCTATGCAAATTTCTTAAGATACCAACCCATTTTTTGAGATCTTTTTTCAAGGTACCAAATCTATTTTGCAACTTATGAACAGTTCTGTCATTTTTATTCCCAAAGATGCTTACATATGTATCGAATACCCGCTCCCAAAACTGGTTTGAGTTTTGATCAACTCCGGCAACACCATCAAGTGTAATGCTTATCCAAGCTTCGGTGATTGCAACATCTTCGGGTGTAAGATATTTTGCCATGGCTAAAAAAAAGTCTGAATTTCAAtgaattttaagaagatggagaaaaatctAGAGATTGAATGGTTTTGGTCTGAGCTGAGCTGAGAAGTGATCAATTTATAGGGAAAATTTCGAATTCAAAAAAATAATCGTTGAAACGCTATTGTTACTGGCGCTTCTTTGTGAGTCGTTGATTAGAAGGAGCCGTTACAGATCTAATGGTTAAGAatgaaacgcaattcttaatagcgtttggcgctattcttaatagcgctaaacgCTATTCTTATTTGCGCTTTTCTTGAAAAACATCCAGAACCTACGCCAATTCCTCAAGTTCCATActtagtttttttcttctcttttgaaaatccataacttcttctcttttgaaaacaatgaaaaccataaattgaaaacaatgaaagtgatagac
This is a stretch of genomic DNA from Papaver somniferum cultivar HN1 chromosome 1, ASM357369v1, whole genome shotgun sequence. It encodes these proteins:
- the LOC113351074 gene encoding uncharacterized protein LOC113351074, with the translated sequence MAKYLTPEDVAITEAWISITLDGVAGVDQNSNQFWERVFDTYVSIFGNKNDRTVHKLQNRFGTLKKDLKKWVGILRNLHRNNASGCGNDDLERKARLEYSKVSKGKPFQNEEVYRLSKAHVLGFNPEEIDPTQNVEDESDAPSFNASTSSAPARSDPRWHEEDGPRRPTGKRAQQREASELSAINNGTERILKHFSEENAKKMAILDGREEYLLTITKTKKKSVDLALEKHELEVLYVVVETLPEWKQQFMLDKQNKILEKHGYPPRTLDYPSTM